A single Crateriforma conspicua DNA region contains:
- a CDS encoding proline racemase family protein, protein MLRRVHFIDSHTAGEPTRTIVAGLPDLGTQCVADRRRRLVQQQDAFRHLVLAEPRGSEILVGALLIDDLPDTQDTGVVFFNNVGALHMCGHGTIGVAVTLAYLGRIDSGRHTIQTSVGPVQFELSDDLHTVRLQNVPSYRLAHDVAVTLDDGRTIHGDVAWGGNWFFLTEHNDDPLTLSNVDALTIHCQQIKAALQRQGISGDQGREIDHIELYQSVGPLAGRNFVLCPGGQFDRSPCGTGTSAKVACLAADGHLKPGQKWRQQSVTGTWFEASYEAADHGQVIPTIQGDAWITADGTLLFDTDDPLAAGARW, encoded by the coding sequence ATGCTGCGTAGAGTTCACTTCATCGATTCGCACACCGCCGGCGAACCGACCCGCACGATTGTTGCCGGGTTGCCCGATTTGGGGACGCAATGCGTGGCGGATCGCCGACGTCGCTTGGTACAGCAACAGGATGCGTTTCGACACTTGGTCTTGGCCGAACCACGCGGCAGCGAAATCTTGGTCGGTGCGTTGTTGATCGATGATTTGCCCGACACTCAAGACACCGGCGTGGTCTTTTTCAACAACGTCGGGGCGCTGCACATGTGTGGTCACGGAACGATCGGTGTCGCGGTGACCTTGGCCTATCTGGGGCGTATCGATTCGGGACGCCATACGATCCAAACGTCGGTCGGACCGGTGCAGTTCGAATTGTCTGATGACTTACACACCGTTCGTTTACAAAACGTGCCCAGCTATCGTCTTGCTCATGACGTTGCGGTGACCCTGGACGACGGAAGAACGATTCACGGTGACGTGGCCTGGGGCGGCAATTGGTTTTTCTTGACCGAACACAACGATGATCCTCTGACGTTGTCCAACGTCGATGCGTTGACGATCCATTGTCAACAAATCAAAGCCGCGCTTCAGCGTCAGGGCATTTCCGGGGACCAGGGGCGCGAAATCGATCACATCGAACTTTATCAGTCGGTCGGGCCGCTGGCGGGACGAAATTTCGTGCTGTGCCCGGGCGGCCAGTTCGATCGTTCACCGTGTGGAACCGGGACCAGTGCCAAAGTTGCCTGCCTGGCCGCCGATGGTCATTTGAAGCCCGGCCAAAAGTGGCGTCAGCAAAGTGTGACGGGGACTTGGTTCGAAGCCAGTTACGAAGCGGCCGATCATGGCCAGGTGATCCCGACCATCCAAGGCGACGCTTGGATCACCGCCGACGGGACGCTGCTGTTTGACACCGACGACCCGCTGGCCGCCGGTGCGCGTTGGTGA